From a region of the Phaseolus vulgaris cultivar G19833 chromosome 6, P. vulgaris v2.0, whole genome shotgun sequence genome:
- the LOC137832480 gene encoding CBL-interacting serine/threonine-protein kinase 12-like: MADVVSKTPPNTTTTPTSHHKKESSNLLLGRFEIGKLLGHGTFAKVYYARNLKTGEGVAIKVIDKEKILKGGLVAHIKREISILRRVRHPNIVQLFEVMATKSKIYFVMEYVRGGELFNKVAKGRLKEEVARKYFQQLISAVGFCHARGVYHRDLKPENLLLDENGNLKVSDFGLSAVSDQIRQDGLFHTFCGTPAYVAPEVLARKGYDGAKVDLWSCGVVLFVLMAGYLPFHDQNVMAMYKKIYRGEFRCPRWFSPDLSRLLTKLLDTKPETRIAIPEIMENKWFKKGFKQIKFYVEDDRLCNVDDDVLLDNDDDVASVASFSDYSISESDTEVDFRRKNTPLPRPPSLNAFDIISFSPGFDLSGLFEEKEDETRFVTAAPVNMIISKLEEIAQLVSFTVRKKDCRVSLEGTREGVKGPLTIAAEIFELTPSLVVVEVKKKGGDRAEYERFCNNELKPGLQNLMVEESSTSSGLSTPQTSLLGGLSESVPDISSEIGSPCYVPSDE, encoded by the coding sequence ATGGCCGACGTCGTTTCGAAGACCCCTCCCAACACCACCACCACCCCCACGAGCCACCACAAGAAGGAGTCATCGAACCTTCTATTGGGTCGTTTCGAGATTGGGAAGCTCCTTGGTCATGGAACCTTTGCGAAGGTCTACTACGCGCGGAACCTGAAAACCGGCGAAGGCGTGGCCATCAAGGTAATCGACAAGGAGAAGATTCTGAAGGGAGGTTTGGTGGCACACATAAAGCGCGAGATCTCCATCCTCCGCCGCGTGCGCCACCCCAACATCGTGCAACTCTTCGAAGTCATGGCCACCAAGAGCAAGATCTATTTCGTAATGGAATACGTTCGCGGGGGCGAGCTTTTCAACAAGGTCGCAAAAGGAAGGCTCAAAGAAGAGGTTGCCAGGAAGTACTTTCAGCAGTTAATCTCCGCGGTGGGGTTCTGCCACGCCAGAGGGGTGTACCATAGAGATCTCAAACCTGAAAATCTCTTACTTGATGAGAATGGTAATCTTAAGGTGTCTGATTTCGGGTTGAGTGCGGTTTCTGATCAAATCCGACAGGATGGGTTGTTCCACACATTTTGTGGGACACCTGCGTATGTTGCTCCCGAGGTTTTGGCGAGGAAAGGATACGATGGTGCTAAGGTGGATCTCTGGTCTTGTGGGGTTGTGTTGTTTGTGTTGATGGCGGGGTATTTGCCCTTTCACGACCAGAATGTTATGGCAATGTATAAGAAGATTTACAGAGGGGAGTTTCGGTGTCCCAGGTGGTTTTCTCCTGATTTGTCCAGGCTTCTCACGAAGCTTCTTGACACAAAGCCTGAAACCCGGATTGCGATTCCTGAGATTATGGAGAACAAGTGGTTCAAGAAAGGGTTCAAGCAGATCAAGTTTTATGTTGAGGATGATAGGCTTTGCAATGTGGATGATGATGTGCTTTTGGACAATGATGACGATGTTgcttctgttgcttctttttcGGATTACTCGATTTCAGAGTCTGATACGGAGGTTGATTTTAGGAGAAAGAATACTCCTTTGCCCAGACCTCCTAGTTTGAATGCTTTTGACATTATATCTTTCTCCCCTGGATTTGATCTCTCCGGGTTGTTTGAGGAGAAGGAGGATGAGACCAGGTTTGTGACTGCTGCACCGGTTAACATGATTATTTCCAAGTTGGAGGAGATTGCCCAGTTGGTCAGTTTTACAGTGAGGAAGAAGGATTGCAGGGTGAGTTTGGAGGGTACCCGAGAGGGGGTGAAGGGGCCTTTGACTATTGCTGCTGAGATTTTTGAGTTGACACCTTCATTGGTTGTGGTGGAGGTGAAGAAAAAGGGAGGGGATAGAGCTGAGTATGAGAGGTTTTGTAACAATGAATTGAAGCCTGGGCTGCAGAATTTGATGGTGGAGGAGTCTTCAACTTCTTCAGGCTTGTCTACACCTCAAACTTCCTTACTAGGTGGCCTTTCTGAATCTGTTCCGGACATTTCTTCTGAAATCGGAAGCCCATGCTATGTACCTTCTGATGAGTGA
- the LOC137832481 gene encoding CBL-interacting protein kinase 5-like, producing MEKNVLMQKYEIGRFLGQGNFAKVYHAKNLKTGQSVAVKVINKEMMMKVGMEEQIKREISVMRLVRHPNVVQLYEVMATKKKIYFAMEMVKGGELFDKVSRGRLREDVARKYFQQLIDAVDYCHSLGVCHRDLKPENLLVDENGDLKITDFGLSALVESRKNNGLLHTVCGTPAYVAPEVIKKKGYDGAKADIWSCGVILYVLLAGFVPFSDKNLMEMYKKIIKADCQFPKWFSPDVNRLIYRILDPNPTRRITIAKIVQSRWFRKGYVQIQEFQLPPLFPRNGADILDVQVAFGSSDSDGSPMSIKEESPLKLYQFNAFDLISLSSGLDLSGLFENDQNERQLTRFTTRETPSTVVSMLEEIAQIDDKFKVSKKDGVVRLEGCQTGIKGQLTLDAEIFELTSSLHVVEVKKIAGNTLEYFKFREQYLKPYLNEII from the coding sequence ATGGAGAAAAATGTTCTCATGCAAAAGTATGAAATTGGACGTTTCCTTGGACAAGGAAATTTCGCCAAAGTTTACCATGCAAAGAACTTGAAGACAGGTCAGAGCGTGGCCGTGAAAGTAATCAACAAAGAGATGATGATGAAGGTGGGTATGGAGGAGCAAATCAAGCGTGAAATCTCAGTGATGCGCCTTGTGAGGCACCCCAACGTTGTGCAGCTGTATGAGGTGATGGCAACCaagaaaaagatatattttgCAATGGAAATGGTGAAAGGTGGTGAACTTTTTGATAAAGTGTCCAGAGGGAGGTTGAGGGAGGATGTAGCAAGAAAATATTTTCAGCAGCTGATTGATGCTGTTGATTACTGCCACAGCCTAGGGGTGTGTCATCGTGATCTCAAGCCAGAGAACCTTCTTGTTGATGAAAATGGGGACCTCAAAATTACAGATTTTGGTTTGAGCGCATTGGTTGAGTCCAGAAAGAACAATGGCCTTCTTCACACAGTATGTGGAACTCCAGCCTATGTAGCTCCTGAGGTGATAAAGAAGAAAGGATATGACGGAGCCAAGGCAGATATATGGTCTTGTGGAGTGATTCTGTATGTTCTTTTGGCAGGTTTTGTTCCTTTCAGTGATAAAAATTTGATGGAGATGTATAAGAAGATTATCAAAGCAGATTGCCAATTCCCAAAATGGTTCTCTCCAGATGTAAACAGACTTATTTATAGGATCCTTGATCCGAATCCAACGAGGAGAATTACTATTGCTAAGATTGTGCAAAGTCGTTGGTTTAGAAAGGGGTATGTGCAGATTCAAGAATTTCAGCTGCCGCCATTGTTCCCTAGAAATGGTGCTGATATCTTGGATGTTCAGGTTGCATTTGGTTCATCAGATTCAGATGGCAGTCCAATGTCAATTAAAGAAGAAAGCCCCCTGAAGCTATATCAATTCAATGCATTTGATTTGATATCACTATCATCAGGTCTTGATCTTTCTGGTTTGTTTGAAAATGATCAGAATGAAAGACAACTGACGAGATTTACTACAAGAGAAACACCTTCAACTGTTGTATCAATGCTTGAAGAGATAGCACAGATAGATGATAAATTTAAAGTCTCTAAGAAAGATGGGGTAGTTAGATTGGAGGGATGCCAGACGGGGATAAAAGGCCAACTCACTCTAGATGCAGAAATTTTTGAACTTACATCTTCCTTGCATGTTGTCGAGGTAAAAAAAATTGCTGGAAACACATTGGAATATTTCAAATTCAGGGAACAGTACTTGAAACCTTATCTGAATGAAATAATTTAA